AGGATCGGGAAGCTGAAGATCACTAATTATCTCTGCAAACCTCGTCACTTCTGCATCCGGAAATGCAATATTCATTGCCTGCACTGTTTGAACAATATTTTCTCTGACAAGATCCGGTCTGTTTTTCAATAGGTTATTCACCCATTCCTTCTGTATTATTTTAGACCATTTAGGCTGAAACAATCTTGCATCAGCTAAACTCAGCAATAAGTCACGAACAGGCGCCGGATACAAAACATTCGCATCTAATACTGCAATCGTACCGATCGCTTTCATAACTCGTAACCAATATTGAGATCCTGCGCCTGGGAAGCTATAAAGTTTAGTTGCTTTTCCCGGATAGCTTTCTGAGCATGCTCGTAAAGTAAAAGATCTTCGAGGCTTACCCTACGGTGTGCCCCCACTTTTTTAAATGGAATCTTTCCCTGCTCTAACAATTTTACCAGGAATGGACGGGATACGCCAAGCAAATCGGCAGCTTCCTGTGTAGTTAGTTCTGCTTCTATGGGAGAAACCTGTACCGCTTTACCTTCAGCCATATTCTCCAACAAAAACTTTAAATACTGAACAACATATGGCGGGATTTCTACAGCTTCCATTTGCTCACTGACACTGGATTGAATAGAAAGATAAACACGGGGAATTTTCTTTTTCCCATTCATCTTATCTAACTCACTCATTGCTGCCTTCGCAAATTTTTGTTCAGCCCTTGTAGGCTTTTCCATTACTGTTTTCATACTGCCAAAATACGAAACATTCGAATTATTCGAAACAAACGAAAAACTATTTCTTTAATTACTTAACCTCACACCCTCCTCAAACCCGGAATCGTACCCGCAATAAATTAACAATCAACCATTCCCTGTGCCTATTGCCTTCAAATATAAAAGCGGCGCAATCGCTTGCTGCTGAAAAGCAGAAGGCAAAAATGTGCAGTTTGCCTTCAAATATAAAAGAGGGTGGGTCATAAATAAAAATAGCCGCTGAGAATTGCTTAAACGCGAACCCGGCTCCATCAGGTACCCGAATAAAACGAGGCCGTATCGTACTTATGATACGGCCTCGTTTATAAAAATTTCTATACTGGTTTCAGCATCTATTTTTTCAAAGGCACACTTACACCGATATTAGCTATCATTTCGTAACAGCCAAAGGTTTGGCTGGCTTTACCTTCGTAGACTTTCAGGTTGTAGTACCTGGCGCCTACCAGCTTGTTACAATATTCGAGGAAACCGTACTTGAAGAAAGTAGCCCTTACTGCTGCTTCACCACCAATCGCAAAACCGCCAAACTGGAAGCCCGCATCATTGGACTGATCGAAAATCGTATTCTCTACGTGCGGAATTACGATGCCCACACCACCTTTCAACAGCAACGAAAGATTGAACCACTTACTATTGAAATTAGACAGTTGTTTGCGGTGAACAAGGTTGAACAATAGAAAATTAGCCCCATTATTCAACTGGTAAGTCAGCTTCTGCGGATCGTTGTTGGGGATATAATAATCGACGTCCTTGTGATTCTGCGTGCCTTTGATATGCAGCAGCTGGTCGGGTTTTACCTGGTATTTGGTATGATCGAAGTTGATCTCAAAAGCCCAGTTGTCTTTGAAGAAATAACCTACCCGGTAGTTGTACTGGGGAATGCTGATGGCTTTGGTAAAAAGGCCATCATTCCATCCCGGCTTATCTGCTGCCAGTACTTTTACGAATTTGTAGTCGTTGCCAAGCGAAGGTTGTTTTACATGAATGGAGCTTGCCGTATACCATTCTTTGTTATATCCCCAGGAAACATAGAATTCCCCTTTTTTCCCTGGTTGAAACTGTTGGGAAAGGGATTGGTTCTGGGCCTGGGCCGAAGGGGTATGCCATGTAAAAGCAGCCAGCATACCAACGGCTGCCATAAGTACAGATCTGTTCATCTTTGGGTTGTTGAGCAATTAATGATTTAATGCTCTACAGTTGGTTGGGTTACAAAGTCTAATGCCGTAAAAACTACGACGAAACCAGTGCAAAGGTTTTACGCCGTTATGTTTTCAAGGCAGCAAAAGCGCGAACTAGCGAAACAGCAGTTCACAAGGTTTTAAGCCGGTATGTTTTTTAAAGGCAGCAGAAAAATGCGAGATAGAAGAGTAGCCGAGCATTGCTGAAACATCGGTTACGCTTAATCCTTTCTCATAGAGCAGGTATTTGGCATGCTCCATCCGCTGCTGCTGGTAAAAATCGAAAATGGTAGTTCCGAACACCTCTTTGAAACCTTTCTTGAGGTAACATTCGTTCATAGCCACTTTACGGCTTAGTTCTTTGATAGTAATGGGATCGCCAATATGACGAAGCAGTATTTCACGGGCCAGGTAAATACGCTCGCGGCCGGTTTCGTCGGCCAGGAACTTACAAACAAAGCCTTCTTCTTTTTCGTCGACCAGGCATTCGAGGCTGTACAACAGCAATTCATGCACTTTGGCGTTCACAAATATATTTTCCATGGCGCCGGCATAGCTATGATTTAAAAGAGCATCGAGGGAAACCCTTTTGCGGCTGCACACGGGGAAGATCTTGGTAAAGGAATGCGGATGCTTGAATGCCAGCACTTCATCTTTCCGGCTCACCAGTTTTACATTGTGTACAAACTGATGCAGGAAGGTGGCGGAAAAGTGGAACGAGAAAACGTCCACTGTTTCATGGCTGCCGCTGCAATTCTGCGTTGGCAATTCTGCACACTGGGAACAGCTTTTCTCGAAGCAATATTTGTTCGCCGTTGTACAGTAACGCAGTTCCAGGAAGTTTTCTTCCGGTTTCTGGTCGTTATAATGGTATACCAACATGCCCGTATCTTCACTCGTCCATTTCTGCTGGGCATAATATCTCCTGATCACATATTGAATGGAGCCGGGAATATGTTGTTCTTTAAGATGCAACAAGTTCATACTCGGTTCAATAGTATTCCTATGCGCTACTTTCAGTATATCCAAAACTTGTAACATGATTGCGCAAATTTAATGTATCTACATGTAACATTCGACGAGGTTACACCGGGTATACCCCATTTCTGGCAATAAAATGACGAAAAGAGGCCCATTGGGACAGGGGGAAGGGATATTTCCACATACTGTTCACAAACCTGTTAAAACGTCAGTTTAGGCAGGGTTTTTAGTTATAAACCCCTTAATTTTTCGTAGTTTTGCAGGCTCTCATTCTATAATAACATACAACTGTTCATATTTATATCTATCTATGAGTGAAGAAACGATGAACGTGGAAGCCCCTGTACAAAGTGGTTATGGTGCAGACAGCATTCAGGTGCTGGAAGGGCTGGAAGCGGTACGTAAAAGACCGGCCATGTATATTGGTGATGTGGGTGTTAAAGGTTTACATCACCTTGTGTATGAAGTAGTTGACAACTCTATTGACGAAGCCCTCGCCGGCTGGTGTAAAAATATTGAAGTTACTATCCATGAAGACAATTCCATCAGTGTTCAGGACGACGGGCGGGGTATCCCTACCGGCATGAACACCAAGGAACAAAAAAGCGCCCTGGAAATAGTAATGACAGTACTTCATGCCGGAGGTAAGTTTGATAAGAATACATATAAAGTTTCCGGTGGTTTGCATGGCGTGGGTGTGAGTTGCGTTAACGCATTGAGCACCGTACTGCATGTAACCGTACACCGCGAAGGAAAGATCTTTGAACAGGAGTACCGTACGGGCATTCCCCAGTATGATGTACGCGAAATAGGTGTCAGCGAGCTTACCGGCACAAAGGTACATTTCTGGCCTGACGGATCTATTTTCCAGACCACCCTCTACAATAAGGACATTCTTGAAGGCCGTTTGAGAGAACTGGCTTTTCTTAATAAGAAGATCAGCATTACCCTTACCGACCTGCGTGAAAAAGACGAACAGGGTAATGTTTATGTAAAAAACTTCTACAGCGAAGGCGGTATTGTTGAATTCGTAGAATTGCTGGATGCCAACGGGAAACGCACACCGCTGATACCTAGCACCTTATATGTAGAAGGACATGATGCCAACAGTAATGTCGCCGTTGAGGTTGCCATGACCTACAACGATGATTTCAAGGAGCATATCTTCTCGTACGTTAACAATATCAATACTATAGAAGGTGGTACGCACGTTACCGGTTTCCGCCAGGCGCTGACGAGGGTGTTTAAATCGTATGGCGACAAACAGGGTCTTTTTGAAAAGGCCAAGGTGGAAATTGAGGGTGACGACTTCCGGGAAGGTTTAAGCGCCATTGTTTCGGTAAAAGTGCCGGAGCCACAGTTTGAGGGTCAAACCAAGACCAAACTGGGTAACAGCGATGTTAGCGGTATTGTGCAAACCACGGTAGCTGCTGCACTGCAAAATTACCTGGAAGAGAATCCCAAGGAGGCTAAAAACGTTATTTCCAAGATCATATTGGCGGCCCAGGCCCGTGTTGCGGCTAAAAAAGCACGCGAGATGGTACAACGCAAAACCGTTTTAACCGGTGGCGGCTTACCTGGCAAGCTGGCAGACTGTTCGGAACGTGATCCGGAACGTTGCGAATTATACCTTGTGGAAGGTGATTCGGCAGGTGGAACGGCTAAGCAAGGCCGTGACAGGAGCCACCAGGCTATCCTGCCGCTTCGGGGTAAAATCCTTAACGTAGAAAAGGCTATGGAGCATAAAATCTACGAAAACGAGGAAATCCGCAACATTTTCACTGCCATGGGTGTTACAATTGGAACGCCTGAAGATCCTAAAGAACTGAACTTAAGCAAATTACGCTACCATAAGCTGATCATCATGACGGATGCCGACGTGGATGGCTCGCATATTGCTACGTTGATCCTAACGTTTATTTTCCGTTATATGAAGGCCCTGGTAGAGCAAGGCCACGTTTACCTGGCGCAGCCGCCGCTGTACCTGATTAAAAAGGGTAAAGAACAGGCATACGCCTATAACGAGGTACAAAGGAAAGAGCTGGTAGATCGCATCTCCGGCGGTAAAGAAGACAGTGTCACGATTCAGCGATATAAAGGTCTTGGTGAAATGAATGCCGATCAGTTATGGGAAACAACCATGGATCCGGCCCGCAGAACGCTGAAAAAGGTAACTATAGAGAGCTTGGCTGTTGCTGATGGCGTATTCAGCATGCTCATGGGCGATGAAGTTGCTCCCCGCAGGGAGTTTATTGAAACGCACGCCAAATACGCCAAAATCGATGCTTAATACTGCTTATGCGGTATGGCATTCTTTTGGAAAACAGCCTATTTTTACTAATTTTTTAAAATCAAAGACAAATGGACACATCAAAAATGATCAAGGCATATTGCTTAAAGACTAAGGAGAAAGATGTTCCCTTACAGGATGCAGTGATTTCTAAAACAGCTAAAGGCGGTTATATTGCTAAAGGTCATGATGGCAAGGGTAATAAAATGAGTGCTATCCTGGGTGAAGCAAAAGCGCTTCAGGCAATCGCTGACGGCGTAGCCAAGAAAGACTTCTAGTCTCGGGGCAGACACACAACTTTATAGAAAAGCGGCTGTATCTTTTCAGATGCAGCCGCTTTTTTTATTCTTGCTTTTGCTAAAGATTGCTAAAAAAAGAAACATTTTTAAAGAAGCTTTTGAGAAGCTTTAAAGATGCTTTTAGGATGCTTTAAGACAGCCTTTTCAAAATCGCCGCTTTTTTTAGCAATCTTTAGCAAAAACGGTGAAAATATTTTCTATTGCTTATCGCCTATCACTCCTTTTTTCATCAGATCCAGGAAACGATGCATATCGTTCATGTCTTTGATATCATCGACCACCAGCAGGAAGTTTTTAGCAGATTGCTTTAACCGCGCCTTATTGGTTCCTGTTTGCAAATACTGAAGAATATTTTTAAAGAGATCGGATTCAAAATAAGGAGAATCGTTCTTGTTGATAAAGTAACAACGCAACGTATCCTCTTTCAGCGCCATTTTCTCGAATCCCAATGATACTGCCAGCCAGCGGCAGCGCACCGTTGTGAACAGGTCATCTACCGATTGGGGCATGGGACCAAACCTGTCGAGCAACTCCTGGTGGAAAGCCTGCAATTCTTCGTCCTTTTCGCAGTTATCGAGACGTGTGTACAAAGACAGCCGTTCTGTAATGCTTTCTACATAAGAGTCGGGGATAAGCACTTCAAGGTCGGTATCGATGGTACAATCGCTGACGAAGTCATCCTGTTTGCTGATCTCTTCTTTGAACAGCTCTTTAAACGAAGTCCGTTTCAGTTCCCTGATGGCCTCGTCGAGGATCTTCTGGTACATTTCGAAGCCTATATCGGCCATGAAGCCGCTTTGTTCACCACCGAGCATATTACCTGCGCCACGGATATCGAGGTCGCGCATTGCTATCTGGAAGCCGCTGCCGAGGTCGCTGAACTGCTCGAGCGTTTGTAAACGCTTGCGGGAATCGGTAGGCAAAGTACTTACCGGCGGCGCCAGCAGGTAACAGAATGCTTTCCTGTTACTGCGTCCTACCCTGCCTCTCAACTGGTGCAGGTCGCTTAAGCCAAAGTGATGCGCATTGTTGATAATAATGGTATTCACATTTGCGATGTCGACGCCGCTTTCCACAATATTGGTACAGATGAGGACATCATATTTACGGTCGATAAAGTCGAGGATCCGTTCTTCGAGTTCTGCGCCGTCCATTTGACCGTGTGCATAGGAGATACTCAGGTCGGGGCATAAAGCCTGTATGAGGCCGGCCATTTCCTTTAATCCCTGTACCCGGTTATGAATAAAGAACACCTGTCCTCCGCGCTCCGTTTCAAAGTAGATGGCATCTCTGATGACATCCTGGTTAAACACCTGGATTTCCGTTTGAACGGGCTGGCGGTTGGGCGGCGGGGTATTGATGATACTGAGGTCGCGCGCTCCCATAAGAGAGAACTGCAGTGTACGTGGTATGGGTGTGGCTGTAAGGGTCAGGCAATCCACATTCGTTTTCATGGTTTTCAGCTTCTCCTTGTGCGCCACGCCAAACTTCTGCTCTTCGTCGATGACCATTAATCCCAGGTCTTTGAACTTCACTTCTTTCCCCAGCACGCCATGTGTACCAACGAGGATATCGATCTTACCTTCTTCGAGGCGCTTCAGCGTTTCTTTCTTTTCTTTCGAAGATTTAAAACGGTTGATGAAGTCGACTGTTACGGGGAAGTCTTTCAGCCTTTCTTTAAACGTTTTGTAGTGCTGGAAAGCAAGGATGGTTGTAGGCACCAGTACGGCGGCCTGTTTGCCATCGACAACCGTTTTGAAGGCGGCTCTTATGGCAACTTCGGTTTTACCGAATCCAACGTCGCCACAAACCAGGCGGTCCATAGGTGAAGGCTGCTCCATATCCCTTTTCACATCTTCGCTGGCTTTAGCCTGGTCGGGTGTGTCTTCGTATACAAACGAAGCTTCGAGCTCGGTTTGCATATAGTTGTCAGGCGTATGTGCAAAGCCTTGCTGCGCCTTTCTCTGAGCGTATAATTGAATCAGGTCGAAGGCTATTTCCTTCACCTTCGCCTTTGTTTTTTCTTTCAGTTTACTCCAGACCTCGCTGCCCAGTTTATTTACTTTGGGCACAGTACCTTCTTTACCTGTGAACTTGGAGATCTTGTGGAGTGAGTTGATGTTTACATACAGGATGTCGTTATCCTTATACAGGATACGCACCATTTCCTGCACCTTACCATTGGTTTCAATTTTCTGCAAACCGCTGTAGGTACCCACACCATGGTCGATATGTGTTACATAATCGCCCGGCTGCAATTCACGCAGTGTTTTAAGCGTGATTGCCTTGTTCTTGTTAAAGGCCTGTTTTACGCGGTATTTATGATAACGCTGGAAGATCTGGTGATCGGTATAACAAACCACCTTAAGATCGTGGTCGATGAAGCCGCTGTGGATAGAAGTGGCTACCGGAACAAACTGCAGCTCGGTATTGAGATCGGTGAAAATAGTATTCAGCCGTTCGAGCTGCCGTGCCTGTTCGGCAAACAGGTAGATGGTGTATTTATTGGTTTCATGTGATTTGAGATCCCTGATCAGGAGATCGAACTGGCGATTGAAAGAAGGCTGCGGTTTGGTATTGAATTCAATTTCAAAAGTCGCCAGTTGCGGCTTGTATCCTATTTCAATCACCTGCCTTTGCTTTAACTGGCGCTCTATGGTTGCTGCGGGAACGAAATCGTGCAGGGATACTTCCTTCAGTATTTTGGTATCGTCTTCATCGTCCTGCACATCGGGTGCGGGTTCGTTACCGGCGGCTTCCATTCTTTGCAGGTACAGCCCCAGGTCTTCTTCCTGCTGACTGATCTTTTCTTTGATCACATCCCAGTCGTCGAGCCAAACCATCATATTTTCGGGCAGGAACTCGAGCAGGGTCACTTTTTCACCTGTCGTGAACTGTGTTTCAATATTCGGGATGATACTTACCTGCAGCAGTTTGCGTTCGCTCAACTGTGTTTCGGGATCGAAGATCCGGATACTGTCCACTTCGTTACCAAAAAGCTCTACACGGTAGGGTTTATCATTACCAAACGAGTAGATGTCGAGAATGCCGCCCCGTACTGCAAACTGGCCCGGTTCATATACAAAGTCGGTACGGACGAAGCCATACATTACGAACAATTCGAGCAGTCCATCAACATTCAGGGTATCATTTGCTTTTATCTGGATGATATTACCGCTGAGTGTTTCGGGCAGCACCACCTTTTCGAACAGGGCTTCGGGGTAGGTGATGATCATTTTACGATTACCGCCGGCTGCAAGCCTCGTCAATGCTTCGGTACGAAGCATTACATGAGAACTGTTGAGCAGTTTAAAGTTCTTCCTGTTTTTAAACGAAGAGGGGAAATAGAACAGGTCGATGGCCCCGGTCAGGTTTTCGATCGTATTGTGGAAATATGCCGCTTCTTCGGCATCGTTCAGGACCACGAGGTGATTCAGCTTTTTGGTTTGCTCAAGCTGGAAAATAGCACCAAGCAAAAATTCGCGACTACTACCTTGTAAATTCTTTAGGAAAACCGGCTGTTTTGTGTTTTCCGGATGATCAGCGGCAAAAGCCAGCCTGTCCGCCAACTGTAAAAGGCGGGGGGATTGTTTGTACAGCTCCAACAACGCACTAAGATTCATAAACGGGAGCAAAGATAAAAATAAAAAACGCAGCCCGGATAGGAAAATACGCCCATATCTCCTATTGAGCTGCGTTCGACAAAGAGTATGCAATACTAACTGTCAAGCTCTTATCTAGTTACGTATTGCAGCAGGGTCTGATGCAAATATAGTATGAGCGCATAGCAGGGAAAATAGACCCCAGGGTCTGATTTTATGAGACCATTAAATCCATCATATTTGCATATGAAGTTTCTGCGGCTTAAAGTGTTTTTGATCATACTATCGGTGCTGTTCATAGCGGCACCGGGCAAGGCAGATACTTTACGTTTATCTCAACCTGAACAGCTTGCAGCGCCGCTGTCGCTTACCCCCTATCTGCAGGTAATGGAAGATTCGCTGCATCTTTACTATCTGGGAGCTATAGAATCGCATCCGCAATGGTTTCGCCCTTATAACCGTTTTCAGAGTCATCATCCCCGCAGCACCTACTGGCTGAAGATGGAAATAGCGACAGACAATTTATGGCAACCCGAATCCCTTGCCCTGGCTTTCGAGAATATAAGCCTGGTTGATCTTTATTTTTCTCATTCCAATGAGCCTTACCAACACCAGCAGGCAGGTATATTCCGGCCGGCCAGCGCCATCAGTCCCGATGACAGCCGCACTTTTTTTTCTTTCCGGCTCCAGGCAGGCAAACACTACACAATTTTCCTTAAAGTATTACATGAAAAAGGATATAAGCCGGAACTACTATTCAAGCTCCAGCAAAAGGAAGGATACCTCCGGACCTTACAACGAAAAATACTTTCGGATAGCCTTACATTCGGCGCATTGATCATATTTCTGCTATATACCCTGCTTTCGTGGATAGTAAGCCGTTTCAGGCCTTATGGCTGGTTATCGCTGATGATTGCCGGTACTGCCTTATATAGCCTTAGTATGAATGGTTACTTTATAGACCTGTGCTTTCCGGAACATCCCGCTACAGGGTGGCTATTTAACCTGCCGTTTATACAGATCGCCTTTTTAGCTGTATTTCTGCTGATGATGGATTTCTGGCAGATAAAAACTGCCGCTCCCAAGCTATATAAATACGGTATGGCAGGTATGTACCTGATGATTGCATTTGCAATAGCAAAAAATATCATGCTCGCCGTCACCAACGACTACAGGCTGGGCAATATACTCGTAGCCTGTTCCTTTCCCATACCTGGTTTCTTTTTCGCTTATGCGATATGGCATTGCTGGAATCATCTCAACCATGCCCAACGTTTCCTGGCATATGGGATCATCTTATTTGGCGTATCGGCGATAGCAGTGATTACGGTAGTAATGGTAATGCACGAACAGGCTATTACCATCAACCCCTACATCTCCAATTTCACCGTACTCATTGTGGTACTGCTCTTTTCTATTGGTTTGAAAGAAGAGCTTCGTCAATCGGAGATCAAGCGGAATGCCTCATTGCAAAGACTTGCACTTTTACAAAAACTTCAGAATGATTCACTTGAAAAAAAGGTAGCGGAAAGAACAGAGCAGCTGGTAGCGCGTAATGCCCGTATTGAAACGCTTATCAATGAGCTACACCACCGGGTAAAAAATAACCTGCAATTATTATACAGTCTAAACCAATTACAGCTGCCCATTGTGTTGGACAGCAAGGCGCAGGACATCCTGAAAAGCAATATATCGAAGATCAAAGCCATGATCCTCGTTAACCAGAAGCTTTACCAGTTTGATGATATCAGTTCGGTAAACCTGAAAGAATTTATTGAGGAGCTCTCAGCCTATTCGGAACGCATTTATGATACCAAAGGCACTGTTCGTACCAGTCTTTCGCTACCTGATGATATTACTATGGATGCTTCGCACATTCTTAGTTTCGGGCTTATTGTAGCGGAGTTACTCACCAATGCTTACAAGTATGCTTTTGCCAATACGCAGGAGCCACTGATCCGAATGAGCATAACCCCCATTACGGAGCATACCATCCAGTTCGTGTTTTCGGACAACGGGCCGGGTATGCCTGCGGGCCGTGAAAATGTATCGATGGGTGTTCCACTGATAAAAGATCTTTCCCGCCAATTAAATGCGACGGTAGAAATTCGCAATGACAACGGATTAATGTATACATTTACGCTGGCCGTTTAACTTTATGCTACCCGTTTGTAACTCTATATGCGAATCCTTATCATTGAAGACGAGATCATTATCGCCCGGTTTATGGAACAACAGTTAAGATCACATTTTAACTGCGAGATCCGGATAGCACTATCAACCGCCGAGGCTGCGCTCGAAATGGAACAATATTCCCCCCATCTCCTGCTATGCGATATCAATCTTAATGAAGACCAGAATGGCATTGAGCTGATAGCGAACCTGCAGAAGCATTACCTGTTCGAGGTCATCTTCATTACTTCGTACCAGTCGAAAGGCATTATTGAAGATGCGGCCCTTACCAAGCCTGCCAATTATATCATTAAACCTGTTGACGAAGTACAGTTATATGCCGGTGTACAGCTGGTGCTCACCCGTTTGAACGGCAATCCGCCTTCCGGCAAAAAGCAGCCTTCCGCCACCAATGTGCTCAATCATACGGAAAGGGAGATCATAAAACTCATTGCTCAGAAGAAAACGACCAAGGAAATTGCCCAGATGTTATTTCTGAGTCCGCATACCATTAAGAACCACCGCCATAATATCTGCCGCAAGCTGGAGCTTGATGACGAAAATAATGCCCTGCTTACATGGGTGTTACAGCAGAATATCGATGGGGATGCGCGATGGTAGCGCTTAGAGCCGTGAACGGCAGCGCGGTGGAATGGCAGCGCGGTGGAATGGCAGATGATGCAATGCCGGAAGGAAGTATATAAACTAATAAGGGGCTGACCATTACTTTTGGTCAGCCCCTTATTAGTTTATTGCTGAGGATACTTAGAATGTTTCTTTCAGTACCAGGTCTTTGATCTTATCGATATGGATACGTTCCTGGGTCATGCTATCGCGGTAGCGGATGGTTACCGTTTGATCTTCTTTGGTCTGGTGATCTATGGTAACACAGAACGGGGTGCCGATGGCATCCTGGCGGCGGTAGCGTTTACCGATGGCATCTTTTTCTTCGTAGAAACACCTGAAGAAAGGTTTACAGCTGTCGACCAGTTCTTTGGCAATTTCAGGCAGGCCGTCTTTCTTGGTTAAAGGCAGAACGGCCAGTTTTACCGGCGCCAGTTTGGCGGGCAGGTTCAATACCACGCGGCTGTCGGTGCTGCCGTCTTCCTTGGTAAGGGTTTCTTCGTTATAAGCATTAGAGAGTATGAGGAGGAACATACGATCGAGGCCGATAGATGTTTCAATGACATAAGGCACGTAGTTACCATAAGGTTTGCCTTCTTCATTGAGGTCGGTATCGAAATACTGCATCTTTTTACGGCTGTACTGCTGATGCTGTGTAAGGTCGAAATCGCTGCGGGAGTGGATACCTTCCACTTCTTTAAAGCCAATGGGGAAGTTGAATTCGATATCGCAGGCTTCCTTGGCATAGTGGGCCAGTTTCACGTGATCGTGGAAGCGGTATTTAGCGGGGTCGATGCCCAGGCTCAGGTGCCATTTCAATCGTGCGTCTTTCCAGTATTGGTACCATTCGCCTTCTGTGCCGGGGCGCACGAAGAACTGCATTTCCATTTGTTCGAACTCGCGCATTCTGAAGATGAACTGGCGGGCAACGATCTCGTTACGGAAAGCTTTACCGGTTTGTGCAATACCGAAGGGCACTTTCATACGCGCCGTTTTCTGCACATTCAGGAAATTCACAAAGATACCCTGAGCGGTTTCGGGACGCAGGTAGATGGTTTCGGCATCGCCAGCTACGGAGCCCAGTTTTGTATCGAACATCAGGTTAAACTGACGGATC
The Filimonas effusa genome window above contains:
- a CDS encoding histidine kinase dimerization/phosphoacceptor domain -containing protein, which translates into the protein MKFLRLKVFLIILSVLFIAAPGKADTLRLSQPEQLAAPLSLTPYLQVMEDSLHLYYLGAIESHPQWFRPYNRFQSHHPRSTYWLKMEIATDNLWQPESLALAFENISLVDLYFSHSNEPYQHQQAGIFRPASAISPDDSRTFFSFRLQAGKHYTIFLKVLHEKGYKPELLFKLQQKEGYLRTLQRKILSDSLTFGALIIFLLYTLLSWIVSRFRPYGWLSLMIAGTALYSLSMNGYFIDLCFPEHPATGWLFNLPFIQIAFLAVFLLMMDFWQIKTAAPKLYKYGMAGMYLMIAFAIAKNIMLAVTNDYRLGNILVACSFPIPGFFFAYAIWHCWNHLNHAQRFLAYGIILFGVSAIAVITVVMVMHEQAITINPYISNFTVLIVVLLFSIGLKEELRQSEIKRNASLQRLALLQKLQNDSLEKKVAERTEQLVARNARIETLINELHHRVKNNLQLLYSLNQLQLPIVLDSKAQDILKSNISKIKAMILVNQKLYQFDDISSVNLKEFIEELSAYSERIYDTKGTVRTSLSLPDDITMDASHILSFGLIVAELLTNAYKYAFANTQEPLIRMSITPITEHTIQFVFSDNGPGMPAGRENVSMGVPLIKDLSRQLNATVEIRNDNGLMYTFTLAV
- a CDS encoding response regulator transcription factor, whose product is MRILIIEDEIIIARFMEQQLRSHFNCEIRIALSTAEAALEMEQYSPHLLLCDINLNEDQNGIELIANLQKHYLFEVIFITSYQSKGIIEDAALTKPANYIIKPVDEVQLYAGVQLVLTRLNGNPPSGKKQPSATNVLNHTEREIIKLIAQKKTTKEIAQMLFLSPHTIKNHRHNICRKLELDDENNALLTWVLQQNIDGDARW
- a CDS encoding glycine--tRNA ligase, with product MSSIQDNKFQAIISHAKEYGFVFPSSEIYDGLSAVYDYGPYGSELKKNIRDYWWKSMTQLHDNIVGIDAAIFMHPTTWKASGHVDNFSDPMIDNKDSKKRYRVDHLIEAFADKLTEGGKEQEAEALLAEMERLLAKEDFTALKQLIEDNKISCSVSGTVNWTEIRQFNLMFDTKLGSVAGDAETIYLRPETAQGIFVNFLNVQKTARMKVPFGIAQTGKAFRNEIVARQFIFRMREFEQMEMQFFVRPGTEGEWYQYWKDARLKWHLSLGIDPAKYRFHDHVKLAHYAKEACDIEFNFPIGFKEVEGIHSRSDFDLTQHQQYSRKKMQYFDTDLNEEGKPYGNYVPYVIETSIGLDRMFLLILSNAYNEETLTKEDGSTDSRVVLNLPAKLAPVKLAVLPLTKKDGLPEIAKELVDSCKPFFRCFYEEKDAIGKRYRRQDAIGTPFCVTIDHQTKEDQTVTIRYRDSMTQERIHIDKIKDLVLKETF